The following coding sequences are from one Streptomyces sp. NBC_01294 window:
- the secF gene encoding protein translocase subunit SecF: MSKLGDLGAKLYRGEVGYDFVGKRFLWYGVSILITITAIVALAVQGLNMGIEFKGGAVFTTPKTAVAEAKAREFAEEASGHDAIVQQLGTGGLRIQISGLDTAAATDVKKVLATDLKVTEADINADLVGPSWGSQIANKAWTGLGIFMVLVVIYLAIAFEWRMAVAALIALIHDLTITVGVYALVGFEVTPGTVIGLLTILGYSLYDTVVVFDGLKEGSKDITKQTRWTYSEVANRSINGTLVRSINTTVVALLPVAALLFIGGGFLGAGMLNDISLSLFVGLAAGAYSSIFIATPLVVDLKEREPAMKALKKRVLAKRAAAAARGESPDEGYEGEDEPQVAGQGRSGRRR, encoded by the coding sequence ATGTCGAAGCTGGGAGATCTCGGCGCCAAGCTGTACCGCGGTGAGGTCGGATACGACTTCGTCGGAAAGCGCTTCCTCTGGTACGGCGTTTCCATCCTGATCACCATCACGGCGATCGTCGCCCTGGCCGTCCAAGGCCTCAACATGGGCATCGAGTTCAAGGGCGGTGCGGTCTTCACCACCCCGAAGACGGCCGTCGCCGAGGCCAAGGCGCGGGAGTTCGCGGAAGAGGCCTCCGGCCACGACGCGATCGTCCAGCAGCTCGGCACCGGCGGCCTGCGCATCCAGATCTCCGGTCTGGACACCGCCGCCGCGACCGACGTCAAGAAGGTCCTCGCCACCGACCTCAAGGTCACCGAGGCCGACATCAACGCCGACCTGGTCGGTCCCAGCTGGGGCTCCCAGATCGCGAACAAGGCCTGGACCGGCCTCGGCATCTTCATGGTCCTCGTGGTGATCTACCTCGCCATCGCCTTCGAGTGGCGCATGGCGGTCGCGGCGCTGATCGCCCTGATCCACGACCTCACGATCACCGTGGGTGTGTACGCACTCGTCGGCTTCGAGGTCACGCCGGGCACGGTCATCGGTCTGCTGACGATCCTCGGTTACTCCCTCTACGACACCGTCGTCGTCTTCGACGGTCTCAAGGAGGGCTCGAAGGACATCACGAAGCAGACCCGCTGGACGTACAGCGAGGTCGCCAACCGCAGCATCAACGGCACCCTGGTCCGTTCGATCAACACCACGGTCGTGGCGCTGCTGCCGGTCGCGGCCCTGCTGTTCATCGGCGGCGGCTTCCTGGGCGCCGGCATGCTGAACGACATCTCGCTGTCGCTGTTCGTCGGCCTCGCGGCCGGTGCGTACTCCTCGATCTTCATCGCGACCCCGCTGGTCGTGGACCTCAAGGAGCGCGAGCCGGCGATGAAGGCCCTCAAGAAGCGGGTGCTCGCGAAGCGGGCGGCCGCGGCCGCCCGGGGCGAGTCCCCGGACGAGGGCTACGAGGGCGAGGACGAGCCCCAGGTCGCGGGGCAGGGCCGGTCGGGGCGGCGGCGTTGA
- a CDS encoding adenine phosphoribosyltransferase, translating into MTAPLSEDVRALLLSRIKDVPDYPKPGVMFKDITPLLADPRAFAALTDTLVELAGRYGATKIVGLEARGFILAAPVAVQAGIGFVPVRKAGKLPGATLAQSYELEYGTAEIEVHAEDLSAGDRVMVIDDVLATGGTAEASLSLIRRAGAEVAGVAVLMELSFLPGRAKLGPALDGAPLDALIVV; encoded by the coding sequence TTGACCGCGCCGCTGTCCGAGGACGTACGGGCCCTGCTGCTCAGCCGGATCAAGGACGTGCCGGACTACCCGAAGCCGGGCGTGATGTTCAAGGACATCACCCCGCTGCTGGCGGACCCCAGGGCGTTCGCCGCCCTGACGGACACGCTGGTGGAGCTGGCCGGGCGGTACGGCGCGACGAAGATCGTCGGGCTGGAGGCGCGGGGATTCATCCTCGCGGCTCCGGTGGCCGTCCAGGCCGGGATCGGCTTCGTGCCGGTGCGCAAGGCCGGGAAGCTGCCGGGCGCGACGCTCGCGCAGTCGTACGAGCTGGAGTACGGCACGGCGGAGATCGAGGTCCACGCGGAGGATCTGTCGGCCGGTGACCGGGTCATGGTCATCGACGACGTGCTGGCCACCGGTGGTACCGCCGAGGCCTCGCTCTCGCTGATCCGGCGGGCGGGGGCGGAGGTCGCCGGTGTGGCGGTCCTGATGGAACTGTCGTTCCTCCCCGGCCGGGCGAAGCTGGGCCCGGCTCTGGACGGGGCTCCGCTGGACGCGCTGATCGTGGTCTGA